The Sediminispirochaeta smaragdinae DSM 11293 genome has a segment encoding these proteins:
- the rplK gene encoding 50S ribosomal protein L11: MAKKKVTTVIKLQVPAGKATPAPPVGPALGPHGVSAPQFCQQFNDRTKEFEAGLTIPVEISVYQDRSFTFITKTPPAAVLIKKACGITSGSAEPHKVKVAKITREQLQQIAETKMQDLSANDIEAAVKIIAGTARSMGVEVAN; this comes from the coding sequence ATGGCAAAGAAAAAGGTAACCACAGTCATTAAGCTGCAGGTTCCTGCCGGCAAGGCTACACCGGCGCCTCCCGTGGGTCCCGCTTTGGGTCCTCATGGTGTAAGCGCCCCCCAGTTTTGCCAGCAGTTTAACGACCGGACCAAGGAATTCGAGGCCGGTCTTACCATTCCGGTGGAGATTTCCGTTTATCAGGATCGAAGCTTCACCTTTATTACCAAAACGCCGCCGGCGGCCGTCCTTATCAAAAAGGCATGCGGTATTACCAGCGGTTCTGCCGAACCTCATAAGGTGAAGGTCGCCAAGATCACCAGAGAGCAGCTGCAGCAGATAGCAGAGACGAAGATGCAGGATTTGAGTGCCAACGACATTGAAGCGGCAGTCAAAATCATTGCGGGAACGGCACGAAGTATGGGTGTAGAGGTGGCGAACTGA
- the rplA gene encoding 50S ribosomal protein L1: protein MKRGKKYVQSRGQFDRQQLFSLEEGVATVKKLAYAKFDETVELSINLNIKKSQSVRDTVVLPHQFTAEKKVLVFAKGDKAQEAEEAGATYVGDTDLVEKIKGGWLDFDVAVATPDMMKDVGRLGPILGRRGLMPNPKTQTVTFDIKGALAELKKGRVEFRSDKTGVIHLAVGKVSMEPSKVTENINIIMNEVEKKRPSDVKGDFVKTVTVSSTMGPGVKIDFREAGV, encoded by the coding sequence ATGAAGCGTGGAAAGAAGTATGTTCAGTCACGAGGACAGTTCGATCGTCAGCAGCTTTTTTCTCTTGAGGAAGGTGTTGCAACGGTGAAGAAACTTGCGTATGCAAAGTTCGACGAAACCGTTGAGTTGTCGATTAATCTTAATATCAAGAAGAGCCAGTCGGTGCGTGATACCGTGGTTCTTCCCCACCAGTTTACGGCCGAGAAAAAGGTACTTGTTTTTGCCAAAGGCGACAAAGCCCAGGAAGCGGAAGAAGCAGGCGCCACCTATGTCGGCGATACCGACCTTGTCGAAAAGATCAAGGGGGGCTGGCTCGATTTTGATGTTGCCGTTGCAACTCCCGATATGATGAAGGATGTTGGGCGGCTCGGACCTATTCTCGGACGTCGGGGCTTGATGCCTAACCCGAAAACTCAGACGGTTACCTTTGACATTAAGGGTGCTCTTGCCGAGTTGAAAAAGGGGCGTGTGGAATTCCGTTCCGACAAAACCGGAGTTATTCACCTTGCGGTCGGTAAGGTTTCCATGGAGCCTTCCAAGGTTACCGAGAATATCAACATCATTATGAATGAAGTCGAGAAGAAGCGTCCCAGTGATGTTAAGGGTGATTTTGTCAAGACGGTTACCGTTTCCTCTACCATGGGACCTGGTGTGAAGATCGATTTCCGCGAGGCGGGGGTGTAA